The genomic interval TATCAATTCCACGCGATATTAAGTCTGATGGATTCTTAACTGTGGGAACATGTTTCCATGTACAGTTTCCCGCCCTTTCTAGTATTTCAGTGACGCGGTTGCGTACAAAGGGCTGAAGCCTAGAAGGCAACATCTGTAGCCATCCCAACACAATTGTCGAATCAGTCCAACAGTAGGTTCGGCTAATAGTTACTCGAAGTGAACCTTGAACCTTCTCATACAGAAGCGCTCCTACTAATGCGCCACACAGCTACAACTTTGGAATAGTTGTAGGTTTGAGCGGTGCCACCCGACTTTTAGCCATTAATAAGCGAACCAAATACTTACCTTCGGGATTATTGCTTCGAATATAAGCGCACGCATCGTATGCCCGCTCAGACGCATCGGTAAATATATGTACTTCTAGTTCCTTGTATGCATCGCAAATAACATTACGCGGAATCCTACAATTGTTCAATAAAGGTAAAGATTCCACGATGGTGTTCCAACGTGAACTAATATTTTCGTTTAGGGGTTCATCCCATGAGTACTTGTCAACTTACAAGGAGATAAATGAGTGAGTGAATGAATGAGTATATTGCGTTTAGTTTTAtgaagtggtagtgccacgctgtataccttcgggttacagccgaaagggccggcacgcccggggaagtaccactctctcaaaatcggcgtaaagtggtagctatgctaccgcgtttcgcccggtaagtgagagttccggaggcccaatccccctccccccaaaacttgatggttgtgcagaatatggttaaattacccctggagggtaccatcagcgacagcggtggagaatccctctctgggcatccatgctcaggacatacaccacctgagtagggatgcccaggctgccctccgaattctggggggggcaattttgcgctcgccactgttcgaggcaagcggagcaggcatcataaggcaacccctaccaccctcgctgtggacttctgcaacataaggggactcaactccaacctcaacgccgttcactaccatctggaaacggcgaagccggccttgctctttctgaccgagacccagatatcttctcctgccgatacgacttttctttcgtaccctgggtacaaattggaacattcctttgtaccacgagctggggtatgcgtttacgtcagagatgatatctgttctcgacgcctcggcagccttgaaggacaggacctatcgattatctggctgcgtgtagactgcgatgaccatccgcgaatctatgcgtgcctttataggtcccatagcggtaatgccgaaaccgaccgactggttgagcacgtccaattggctacagattccgtgctgcagcagattccatccgcagagatcttTATTCTGGGCGGCTAATTATGCCCACCACactgaatggctcggctcacgcaccaccgatcatgcgggtagatctgttctggacttcgctctagcatatgatctgacacaactggtcaactcgccaacgcgaataccggatgtggaggatcatacaccttccctgttggaccttctgctgacttcgcatccggatggctatcaggttatcgtcgatccccctctgggctcgtctgatcactgtctcgtccggagtacagtgccggttgtgtggtactcacggcctcgctttgttgggtgccgccgagtatggcactacaactcagcagattgggatgggatgcggtctttttttgcatcttacccatgggggcagatttgtttctcgccggatgatccgaacgctgctgctgactctgttgccgatgtggtgcttcagggtatggaactattcattccttactctgcagtacccatcggtggcaagtcccagccttggtttggtcgcttctgcaaaacggtatcacgccgaaagtgggaacgctatcaaacctgggctaatgcatctgcgtctcgtgatgtaaataccagcgcattcaaaaaggaatataactctgcctctaggttccttaaaaaacgtgattgctagggcgaagacggagtacattggcagaattggcgaaagactggtgcgcctcccttcaggaacacgtgcgttctggtctctcgctaaggctgtcttagggaatttctgtcagccttcgtttccatctctgcacagggacggtgagtcattggcccataccgcgaaagagaaagctgatcttttaggctctctcttcgcgtcgaactcgactctggatgacgaaggaaagtctccaccgacaattccgcggtgtgataccacgatgccggaggttaaattccggcaaagtgcagttcgcaaagcacttctttccatggatattcataagtcgagtggacctgatggcatccctccaatcgtgctacggacatgtgctcccgagttggcaccggtcttaacgcatCTTTttcggcaatcctacacattaggcgtcgtcccaaactcctggaagacagctttggtgcacccgatccctaaaaaaggcaaacgctcagatccgtccaattataggcctatatccatcacctccttgctctccaaggtaatggagtcccttattaactgccagctcctgcggtatctagaggagaatcgactgattagtgaccgccagtacggtttccgtcggggttgctcagccggtgatcttctagtttaccttactcacaggtgggcggaagcagttgagagcaagggggaggcattagcagccagcttggacatagcgaaggccttcgatcgcgtatggcacaaagcgcttctttcgaagcttccttcccatgggcttcccgggaaattatgcaattggattaccagctttttggcagatcggagcatcaaggtcgttgtcgacggtgcatgctctgacttaaaactcgtcaatgctggtgttccacaaggctgcgttctatcatccactctgtttcttctgcatatcaatgatttgttgcaaatcgggaatattcattgctatgcagacgacagtacagtagacaccttatacaccggccgcgctaatatttctcgggaaaacgtcgaagagaaccggaacaaacttgtgtctgaaatcgagtcttcattaaacgaagtctcgaattggggccggctaaatctagtccatttcaaccccaaaaagacgcaagtttgcgcgttaaccgctaaaaaaacaccatttgtcgtatctccacgatttgagaacattccgatagccgctacgggtagtatcggaatacttggcgttgatatttagagcctcgttcagttccgcggtcaattggaaggcaaagctaAATTGGCTttaaaaaagctgggcgtgctcagcaaagcaagacagtatttcacgtcggcccatcgcctaaaactttacaaggcgcaaattcggcctcacatggagtactgctctcacctctgggcgggtgctccccagttccagctccttccatttcaccgcatccaacgtagagcggctcgagttatcgacgatcaagccctgtccgatctccttgatcctttggctttgcgtagagatgtcggatcactctgcatcttctgccgaatttttcacggggaatgttccgaggaattgttcggattaatcccggctgctgaatttcaccttcggacatctcgccaaaattctaagtttcacccgcaccaccttgatgtccgaaaatccacaacagcgcgatttctcagacattttctgcctcgcacaaccactttgtggaaccagctttctccggcagtttttccgaaccgatacgacatgggaaccttcacgaaaagagcgtactcctttttgaaaggccggcaacgcacctgcaagtcccctggtgttgcagatgtccatgggcggtggtagtcactttccatcaggtgaggcttctgctcgtttgccacctatgccataaaaaaaaaaaaaactattttatccAATATCTTCGAAATGCATGGTAATATGCTTATAGGACGAAGatctttaatttcaataacattATCTTTCTTGGGTATAGGTCTTACCAGAGCCGTCTGCCATAGGGTCGGAAACGTATTACATGAAATAGATTTATTGACAATAATGGTAATATTTGACAATGTGATCGGTAAAGTCAGTAGCAACATATCCAATGAGATACCATCAATACCCATGGCATTCGACTTTAAGGAgcgtaaaatttttaaaacttccaGTTCATTACTAGTAGACAATTTAAAGATAGCTGTACCGTATTTATGCAActcgtaataataaattgtcgAAAGAGAAACGTAATTGCTACCAGGGATGTATAGAAAATGACTATTTATCGTAGTCGGATTATTGATTTCTTCTggtataatattgtttacacttttgttttatattaatatattttttcaagtaaTTCCAAAGCACagtttagttttttatattcgaGTTTATATGGTAATTAAAGTAAGCAGACTTCTCTCTATGTATTGCTTGAGTAACCTGCAATTtcaaatctttataaaaacttatactTGTCTCTGACTCTGTCCCTTTCTCTCTTACGTGAGCCGCATCCCGATGACTCATCAACaactttatattgtatgttatcCAGGGATACTGGTTTTCCCTGATGCAGATTAATTTACTAGGTGCTGGTAACCCACAACATGTTACTATTGAATACAGCCACCATATCGTTTATTTCCTCGAGATCAGTGACACTTttccaatttattaaattaagtgtcTCATTAAGATGTTTTGGATTGATGTCCTTTAATAgtctataaataatagtttttggtaaaattttgtGGTTTTTAATACCTTTTTTCGCAGGATATAAACGCATGGCCTCCGAACGACATAATCATCAGCGACATACTCTATTCTAATCTGACTAACTAATGTATTCGAACAAATTAGATCAATTAGACTTTGACTATTAGGAGTAAAATGTGTGGGTTCAGTGACATATTGTCTTAAGCCATGAGTCGATAGGAACAAGTCAAATGCTTGTTTATGAATATCTCGCGTAccgatataattaatattaaaaccttcTAACACATATAGATGATCATGATAGGGTAAACTACCTATTGTTTCGGTCAATGCGTCAAAAAAGTTTGCTATATTTCCCCAAGGTGTGTCTGTGCCAATAATGATGGTTTTGCCATTTATTTTGATGGCTATCCACATTTACTCCACAAGAGGCGATATCGGGTGCAGCAGTCTGCGCGCAGATATACCGCGTTTGATATAAAAACCGACATCGTCACCACGTGATCGAATTTCTACCGGTCTCGATATGTGACGCAATCGGTAACCAGGCACAACGGCAACTCTGCCATCCTCGCCTGAGCGCAACCACGTCTCATTGATTGCTATCACATCTGCGTTATGACGCTCCATAAGAACTTTGAACTCATCGATATGTGAACCAAGCGAACCCGGGTTAAATAAGcctaatttcatatttttaatactaatcaTTTTTATCCTTAATGAAAcgcaaaaaataacaatatattaataaataaataaaatgagtatAATAACGgtactataaaataatgataagaaTGATGAAGACAATATAGTTATTCAAattccatcaaaaacataaatgtaaaatgagagccaagtacaatattaatatataggctTCAatgacaaaagaagtgagatctaaatgtgtGCCAAGTACAATGGCCAGTCCTGAATGTATTTATGACTACACGaaacatcatttatttccataactGAGAATAATAGATTGTAGTCTAAGGGCTGACTTGGATAGTTCAACATCAAATAGTTTTGGAGTTATAAGGaggtcaaaagtggctccaaatggttcgtgtaaaattacacacggtgctgctCGCCAGTTCTCTTACTAGTAATTGGCTTGACACggtaccgcgtgtctagatacacatatatgtgagatgtaaacaaatatatatatatatatatatatatatatatatatatatatatatatatatatttgttatgttatatgtttatatgttaatGAGATTAAGGTTGATTTTAATTTGCGGGGTctgttaaaatataaacgacGTGCACTCTCTTCAGAATTTGTATTACGACTGAATATAAGACCAACTTAATACTACTTACAACATCCCGCCCACCAAAAAGGTTCTTGAAAACCTTTTTACAAACGACTATAATCAAAGGTTATTCTGTTTTAGTATCAATAGGCATTGCACACAATTTAGTTATAGATCTTTTAGTTATATTATCTCCACTCTTGACACTATAGACCCTTGTAAGATTGTCTGCTCCGGGATGCTTGTTAACGATTCGTCCAAGTGACCACTTCCCTGGTGGTAGCCCAtccgttttaattaaaacgatgtCCCCATTCTCGAAATCTTTTTTCTCTTTTAGCCACTTAGGTCTTGTAGTCTAGCCAGGTATTCATTTTGCCATCTACGCCAAAAGTCACCAACTAGCTTCTGGGTATGTTGCCAACGTGTTAGGCTATGAATTTTTGCATTTTCTAAGCTTGGACCGGGAACGACAATTGGGGCTTCTCCAATAAGAATGTGTCCTGGTGTTAGGGGTCTAATGTTGTCGATGTCATCGTCGATTGTACTGATAGGTCGGGAGTTTAAAACGGCTTCGATTTGACATAAGACGGTGGTCATCTCCTCGAATGTCAAGTATGTTGTCAAGATGCGCTTCATGTGGTACTTGATAGATTTTACGCCCGCTTCCCACAGTCCTCCAAAGTTTGGGCTATATGCTGGAATGAAGTGCCATTGCGTACCGTCCAATGCAAGTGACTCGGctaatttgttaaattgaagATTAGCTTCTTGCCACGCTGTTAACAAATCTTTGTTTGCTCCTACAAAATTTCGACCTTGGTCGCTCCAAAGGTGAGTACATTTTCCTCTTCGGGAAACAAATCGTTTAAAAGCGCCGATAAAAGTTTCAGAGGTTAGGTCGCCTGCTAGTTCCAGATGAATGGCTTTGGTAGACAAGCAGACGAAAATAGCAATATAAGCCTTTGTGGTTTTAGCACCTCTTCCTTTAGACATAAGTACATTGATAGGTCCGGCAAAGTCCACCCCACTATGTAGGAATGGTCGAGATGGTGTAACTCTTTCTTTAGGTAAGTCCCCCATCAATTGTGTTCGAGGTATGGCATTGTATCTAGCACAaatcaaacatttataaatatatgatttcaCTAATCCCTTTGCTTTAATAATCCAAAATCTATTTTGCAGGTATGTTAGCATAAGTTGTACTCCGCCGTGTAAGGTCTTCATGTGAGCGTCGGCAACGATCAACGAGGTAAGTATACTTTTATCCCCCAGTATGATAGGATGCTTCCAGTGATCCTGTAAATCAGAGTGTCGAAGACGTCCGCCCACCCTAAGGATACCATCTTCGTCTAGGTAAGGATTTAGTCTTTTCAATTTGCTTTTTTtgtttacagttttctttatttttacattttgtatttcTGTTTCAAATTGCTCTTTctgtacaatttttataataattttcaatgcaCTTTCTAATTCTTCTGTTGTTAAGGCTGAAGGACCAGTTTCATTGTTTTTCGTTTTGCAATAGTTTAAGAAGCGTCTGCAGTAGCTAATTGTTTTTAGCAGATCACTTAAAGAATCAAAATTTTCCAATTGAAGAGTTGTATTTCGAGTGTTTGTTGTTATATGTGTATTAGTTTGAATTTGTTTTCCCTTTAGTTCTAGAGTAGTTGATAGTATATCCGGTTTACTAATATGTAATTTCTTTTCAGATAGCCACTTGGGCCCTCTCCACCATAGATCGAACTCCTTCAATTCTTTTAGCAGAATACCTCTGGAAGCGACATCTGCTGGATTATGCTGTGACTGAACATGGAACCAACGGTCTGATGGAATAATGTTCGTAATATCCACTACCCTGTTTGCCACAAACGGCTTCCATTTGTTTGGTTCTCCAGAAAGCCACGCAATTACGATTGAAGAATCTGTCCATGCAAACATATTCGATGTGGGTTCTCTAATGGCATCTGCAACTTGGCTCATCAATTTTGATAGCAAGAGTGCTCCGCACAATTCCAATCGAGGTAACGAGATGGTTTTAACAGGAGCTACTCGAGTTTTCGCTGCAATTAATTTGGTCTTAATGGAACCATCTGAATTTTCTACCCTGATATAAACCGCGGCAGCATAAGCATTCATGGATGCGTCGCTAAATCCGTGCAATTGTATTTTGCTTTTCTTGTCCGTCTCTAGCCAACGATCAATTCTTAGATCCTTAACGTTCTGGAAATCGGCTCGTAGTGTTAACCATTCCTGTTTTGTCCAAGAATCCACTTCGTCATCCCAATTACTCTTTGCTAACCAGAGTTTTTGTATCAAtatctttgttaaaataatggTCGGTGCTATCCATCCAAGCGGATCGAATAGTTTCTGTATGTCTGATAGTATTGTTCTTTTTGTAGTAGGTGAATTCATTGGCGGTAAGTTCTGTATATATAGAAATTCATCATTCTTTAAGTTCCATGCTATACCCAATGCTTTCATTGTGCCATCCATATTGAAATCTAATTGTGCATGAATTGATCTTTTTTCAGGTTTTATAGCTTGCATGAATTCAACGCTATTCGAAGCCCACTTTGTTAAGGtgaaagtgatcaatgttactgtgaatatacataatattgttgtaaatatattgcgacgcaacagtgagtattcacactttgttaaaaacatcccgaagagagtctctagctccaagattacaattaaaccggattgctctcttttgtaaaataaagacagattcaatatctgcagcgttaccccaaagtaatatgccatatgacataatactgtgaaaataaccaaaataaactaaacgagcggtatcaatatcagttaattgtctaacttttctaaccgcgtatgctgcggagctgagtcttcctgttagggacgacaaatggggactccactgaagtctggcatccaattctattcccaagaacaccgtagtatcgactacatcaagcgggccaccgcttaaagatatattataattttgctttctaacattgggtagggtaaaaactacactttgttttttgagtattcaaaaccaaattatttactttaaaccagtCTTGTATCtatgataaggcaccgttcacatcgtcatagtcagttttttcctGTTAACCTTAacaatcagtgaagtatcgtcagcaaacaatactatatcacaaatacctttaacaaagaaaggaaggtcatttatatatatactagaaatagaaagggacccaaaattgaaccttgtggaacacccatttttaacgtagatccagtagactttattccattaatgaaaacttgctggattctttgacttaagtatgaagcaatgagatcaagagccctttaacgccgtaatatttgagcttataaagaagcgtctcgtgttttacacaatcaaatgctttagataaatcacagaatactccaatagcattctgtgatttctcccaagcatcgtaaatatccttaagaagcgcaattcccgcatcagttgttgatcgacctcttgtaaaaccaaattgctcactatgaaaaatggtatttgtaccaaaatggataagaagttgatttaaaatattttttttcgaaaattttacttaaagattgATTACGTACGATacgtattgaaataggcctgtaattactgggatcgctcctatttatataatcaaaccgctaaagaaatcaataatttagatatatgtCATGATAAACAGGTACAATTTAGACAAAAAATTTTGGCCTACTTCTCAAGTCATTAAATGCATgcactattaaaattaagttatactTTGATgtcgaattaattaattgaatatttgtagatagacattttttttaatatgcatatataagtACTTCATTTTAGGAGTACTTAggaataataaatgaatgaatgaatgaatgaatgaatgaatgaatatttctATTCTTATCAACATCTTCAATAAACTAGTGTATGTAGATTCTTCTTTGATTATGAATGTAGACATTTATCGTTATCAATATAGTTTTATCTTAATAGCTTGgctttgcttttatttataaatatgttcttttttttttgttaatttcactatttatagatatagatacatatagatCTTTTTTATTGCTTCTTTTGTGTGATTTGTTAACGAAGCCTTGCATTTTAACGCTGGTGGGTATTacgaatgatttaattattattattataaaattaagttttaatatatttatatctagatattattatatggcGGTAGGTGTCAAAAAGTGCACACTTTCTCAAACTGTGATcctatattacaattaattattaagtgaaTAAAACCAGTTTTTCTAgttcaaagtatttatttaaagtaaaatcaaGTGTTTACCTACAATTGTGTTAAGAATTGTGGCTCCTATGTGAATATATGAGCTAACACCTGCACTTACCTGCTGGCTCttcttcaattcaattcttggtttaatggcttttagttgtgccgacaaggcacagattatttcgccaatgtcacgtaagatggagaagacacgaaagagattgattggtacagttgaggaaacaaactcaattaaattttgaagattagcatagtcgtagtaatttccttgttaatccttaacctagaacaacacaaacattaagggttAATGAAAAggtacagtaaaaataattgttagtactctaaactaaataatatacttaaatatcacACTCAATTGgactatttacaacttaattttattgcatttaatatatttacatagaaaagtacaaaatggactaaacacaaacgtcaacaaacattcaacatttatagggcgagggactttaggagggagaacaTCATAAATGGGATGAAGAAGTTTAGgacaaaggaacaggatatgggttgcggagccttcgtctaggccacattcacacagcgagtgatctCGAACTCTTATCTTAGCTAGGTGGATAGGTGTACaggaatggccgaggcgtaatcGACAGATAGTGGAAATGACCCAACGATCAGCGTGCCTGAGAAACGAAAACCAAGGAcgcctcggaatttcaggttgtaacgccgagTAATACTTAcccttaaccgattttgatgaaatccaaAAAGAGCTCCAGGATTTAACCATTTGAACCTTCGCAAGAGTGAGCAAGTCTCTAGCGGAATTGACAAAATGCTCAGATGAGCCAGATTGAATAGCAGTCTTTGCATATGAGTCAGCCATCTCGTTTCCAATAATACCGGAATGACTTGGAATCCAGACGAGCAAAACTTGTAGACCCtgttgatgacaggacaacagggcctctctgatcttaaaaactatagaaagtcttaatttgctacgaaaaggattttccTTAATGGCCAACAGACAGCTTAAAGAGtcagataaaataatagacTGAGGTATGTTGTGCGATTGGGCATACTTAATAGCTTCCAGTAAAGCAATGGCTTCACCTGAAAATACAGAAGTTTCTGGGGGGCATTTAAAAAGGagtgctattttatattttggtatcCAACAAGCTGCGCCAACGCATCTGTTGGGTGAgagtttagaggcatcagtatatatagCGAGGTGATTtagccaattttgatgaaagattCTTTGAAATTGGATAGCAGTATCAGAAGAACCTTTTATAAGACCGAGATTTGTGATAATAAGAGGATTATATAAAAGAGCATTAAATGAGGTGGAAAAAAGGGGATTAGAAGGAAAAGTGGAAAGGGGATGGGGGAGGTTGGTGtacttgaggaaactgtttaataggaacGAGGATTTCGAACTGTCTGGGTTGTAAAGGTgggataatttgtttaatcgAGGCAATAGAGGATGGGAAGATAACTGTAACAATTTGATGACAAAGCGGTCACATAAATATTGCCTCCTTATATGTAGAGGAGGGTCAACGCATTCAACCTGcagagcattagtaggggtggatttcatcgcacccaagATTATGCGCAAACATTTGTactgaattttgtttaatttttctgaagcagATTTATTGAAGGGATCTAGAAcaaacagtccatagtccaaat from Vanessa cardui chromosome W, ilVanCard2.1, whole genome shotgun sequence carries:
- the LOC124542811 gene encoding uncharacterized protein LOC124542811: MDGTMKALGIAWNLKNDEFLYIQNLPPMNSPTTKRTILSDIQKLFDPLGWIAPTIILTKILIQKLWLAKSNWDDEVDSWTKQEWLTLRADFQNVKDLRIDRWLETDKKSKIQLHGFSDASMNAYAAAVYIRVENSDGSIKTKLIAAKTRVAPVKTISLPRLELCGALLLSKLMSQVADAIREPTSNMFAWTDSSIVIAWLSGEPNKWKPFVANRVVDITNIIPSDRWFHVQSQHNPADVASRGILLKELKEFDLWWRGPKWLSEKKLHISKPDILSTTLELKGKQIQTNTHITTNTRNTTLQLENFDSLSDLLKTISYCRRFLNYCKTKNNETGPSALTTEELESALKIIIKIVQKEQFETEIQNVKIKKTVNKKSKLKRLNPYLDEDGILRVGGRLRHSDLQDHWKHPIILGDKSILTSLIVADAHMKTLHGGVQLMLTYLQNRFWIIKAKGLVKSYIYKCLICARYNAIPRTQLMGDLPKERVTPSRPFLHSGVDFAGPINVLMSKGRGAKTTKAYIAIFVCLSTKAIHLELAGDLTSETFIGAFKRFVSRRGKCTHLWSDQGRNFVGANKDLLTAWQEANLQFNKLAESLALDGTQWHFIPAYSPNFGGLWEAGVKSIKYHMKRILTTYLTFEEMTTVLCQIEAVLNSRPISTIDDDIDNIRPLTPGHILIGEAPIVVPGPSLENAKIHSLTRWQHTQKLVGDFWRRWQNEYLARLQDLSG